The Microcebus murinus isolate Inina chromosome 9, M.murinus_Inina_mat1.0, whole genome shotgun sequence nucleotide sequence CTCCAGGTTCCCCACAAGCCCAGAGACCTTAGTATTAGTATTCTGAGACTATTAGAGAATTTGAGATCCCGGGAGGACCTTAGTATGTTTATACCTCCATTCATCTAGAATAGTGTTTCCCATCAGCTTCCCATTTTATGTATGTTAGCCTAAAGTCCCTGCTATCCAGGGGTATCTGTTTCTctttaatttaaataagtaaagaaaacctCTGTTCTTCTCTTCCAATGGTTCCCATTTTTCCCTGGGCAGTTCAGAACCTTTATAGCTTCACTTTGCTTCCTAATGGAGATCAGTTGGTGTCTAGAAGCTGGAGACTTTAAGGGCCTGGACTCTAGTCTAACATATGTCCCTGGGGCTGGGCTCAGAGGGCATCAGCGGATTTGGTGCTGTCCTGCCTCGGAAGGCACCAGGGTGAAACTCCTGGTAATACACAACTCAGAGGCTTGCAGGGATCAGCTGGGACAATTATAGCAGCATCCAGTTACCAGCTTCCTGCCGCTGTTCTGAGCAGGAAAACAAAACTAACTTGTTGATGAAAGTGTTGCTTTCTGGCCTAAATAGTGTTCCAAAATCCCATTCCGCTTTATTGGGTTCGTCACCTCATTGGCCGATTTTCCCAGCTAAAAAGTAGTGGGAAAAGTTTCTTCCACCCACTTCCCCAATATTCCGTTTATGGAGGAGATTCTGTTTCCAGCTGCTACCAGCTGTGGTGCCCTAGTGATGGTTCTGAAATGGCAAAAGTgtgagaatcacctggggagctggATGCTGAGCCCACCCCGGTGGATTCAGACCCAGTGTTTGCGAGGCAGGGCATGGGCATGTATATTTTTGACAGTCTCCCCAGGTGACTCTGACATACATCAAAACTGACAAAACTCTGGCCGAGGTTATGCATTGTCGTGCAGCAGAACTGAGCTCAGGGGAGAGCGAACCCAGGGGAGACCTCCCATTCTAATTCATCCGAAACCCCAGCACCGAGCACCTATTGGGGCTGAACTctgtctgtgccaggcactgggggtaCAGAGGTGATGAAGATGCAGCCCCTCTGTTCAAGAGCTGGCAGGGGACTGGGGAGCAGACCTCCCCCAAGTGGCAAGGTGAGCGAGCACCTGATGGAGGGTTCCACCGCTCAGGTAAGAGGCCCTGGCACCTGTCTCTGGCTATTGCGTATCAGTCCCAGAATCACCTCACTTTGGAAAGGGCTCCTGGTTTGTAAGCTCAGATGTGACAAAGGATGACATAATGATCATCTTCAGAACCCACTAGATGCAATACAAGGCAAACCCCATTCTGCCTCTCTGTTGTCAGAAGACTTCTTGCTTTCACAGGTGGTAAAGTACATTGtcctctttctttttgaaaagacCTATTCACAGAAAAGTTCACAAATCTGAAGTGTACACCTTGAgggatttattttcatatgtatacaCGTGTGTAACCACTACTCAGGTCAAAGAGGAGTCATTCTTAAGGTAGCAAAGACCTCACAGGGTGGGACACATACCTGTCCCACTTTGAACAGACAGTAAAGCCAAGATCTCAGGCTATGGCTCTTCTCCTTGGCCACGCTTGGAATTAACAAGTGTCTGGTGCATACCTGCAATGTGCTGGAAACTTCCTGAGGTAAGTCCCAGTGCCCCTCAACTGTAAATCCAACATGAGTGACTTGTGATTTTAGGAATCAAGCTTCAGTAACAGATTTTGTGTCTTCAGTGATTTATTTTGTATCTGTTATTGATGATATTCATTGGTTTGGGTCCCTCCTATCTATCTCCTGCaatctcccttcctttccctttaatattgtatttttattatttagggcaaaaaaaaatccatattacATTGCAGCTTATAATGGCGACCCTTGAAGAAGGCAGTGACCCCGGTGGCAAACCAATGCCCGGGCCACCAGAGCAGCTACAGGAGCTCGAGCCGAGGGTGGCCCGAAGACGCCTGTCCCAGGCCCGCCACCGAGCCACTCTGGCAGGGCTCTTCAGCAACCTCAGGCAGACCGTTTACTCCCATTCTGATCTCACCGCCTCAAAGGTATGGGGacctgggtgtggggaggagatGTTTCCACACGTGATGGGACCGTGCTGCAAGGTGGGGACTGGCCTGGAGCTGCCACCCCTGCTGCGTGGCAACAAATACCTTAGACCAGGtaacttaaaaacaacagaaatttttggcttacagttctggaggctggaaagtgcaagatcaaggtgccagcagattaggtgtctggtgagggcctgctctCTAGTTCATAGATATGGCTTCTTGCTGCTTCCTCGCATGATGGAAGGGCAAACAATCTCCTTTGGGCCTCTTTtaataaggacattaatcccattcatgaggctcTGTCCCCATGActcaatcacctcccaaaaggtcccacctcttaatattatcacactggggattaggtttcaacatatgaattttggggaggatACAAACATTCGGACCATAGTAGCCAGAGAATATCTTCTTACCCTAAGAACAAGACCAAGATTCTGGCAATCACTTGGCCCTGGGTTCAGAGTCCTTGCTGACTCAACAGCATAATCATGAACCCAGCACTAGGCAAAGCAGAATGTGTAGAAGCATTGTGGGGACTTGCTCTGAAAGCAGTGTTCAGAGTGTTCTTGCAATCGACTGTGTTCTCCAGTAGCTGCTGTTCCCTTCACCTTCTCTTTCTCTGGGTTGGCAGATCACTGTGCTTCCAGCTCCCCTCAAGTCTCCTTTTTAGGCACCAGCCAGAATCCCTGGCAATCTAGAATGGCAAAACTCAGGGTACCACCCCCTAGCTGCTTTGGGTCCCCCCGACCCCCCACTGCCCAAGCAGTCTGGCCACATCTCCCTGTGGCAGTTCCCTGAACAAGgcctgcctctcccagcctctgtgtCTTTGCTCACGCAGTTAGCTCTGCCTTTGAGGTTCTGGGCACACTTCAAAGCTCGGCTTGGCTCACTCTGCTCAGCTGTCCTGCTCCACAGAATCTTCTGGATCCCTCCAGTTGGAATATTCACTCCCCCTTGTATATTTCTACAACCTTTTGCTTTTAGCCCTTGTTAGCACTTACTTAATTCTATCTTGTGTTATGAGGAGTTGTTTTCACACTTTTCTTCCCTGTTAGAATGTCTCTGCACCCTGAAAGCAGAGACTGTCTTATGTACTCTGTATCCCTGGGGCTCAGCACACAGCTTTGCCCTTGTGCATATCGGAGGAATGTATATAACCCCTGACAGATATAGGTAGTCAGCCTAATCAATGACACTTAGCATTTCTTGCTTTTGAATAATCTTGCAATTACCATTTTGACTATAATGTTACAtacaagaaggaaggagagaagaaataaagagggaaggaagaaggtagtaaaggaaagaggaggaaagggaaaatttAGAGTTCAAGTTGGCAGAGCCTTTGATCAGTTTTTAGATAATCTGGTGTGTACGCATTTAGCAAACAAACAATATTGTGAGTAGCATATTTAATATTAACTAGGCAGTTGCACATTGTTAAAACTGAGCTGAAGCCTACCTCTGTGCCTCTGTGCAAGCCTGGGGTTGCCACTAGTCCAGACTGTGCCCCCTCAGTCACCGTTTATTCCACCTTCAAGTAGCCTCTGTGGTCATTTGCCTTTGTACAGCACTAATAGTTTGCTGAATGAAGCTTGATTGTTTCCAAGTATTTTGGCATTTCGGTGAGAATCCATTTTTGGATACATGCCTCCTGTGCATCAGAACGAACTTCCCATCCTTTTTACTGGTCAAGGGATGTGACTTTGCATCCAAGGGAGCACAGCCTCAGCCCAGGGACAGGGGTCCTGGGTCCACAAAACCAGTCTCTGCAACGAAGGGCTGGCATTTCAGCATTGTCTCTCTGTCCTCAGTGGCAGATTCTCAATAAGACGAAGAATCACATTCAAGAACTGGAACAAACCCTGGATAATTTGCTGAAGCTGAAAGGTAATAGATCCCTACCTGccacttccctctccctcccggGAGAAGGCTGGTTCAGGTTTTTTATTGAAAACAGAGAGACTGGGTTACACCAagtcaacatatatttattgaaaccCTACTGTGTGCCATACACTGTGCGTGGGCCAAGATTGAGAGTCTTGCACCTGTCCTCAGGAGCCTGCAGTCCGGCAGGACAGGCAGGAGTCACTGATTTCTGATGAGTTCCCCATTGGGGTGTTGCTGAAGGCACCGGGTCTCATCTTCAGAGGCCAGAGGAGAAGCGGGCCAGTCCAGTGCTCTCCCCTCACACCTAGAAAAACAGGGGGAAACTGGGCTCTGGCCTCCCTATCGCTGACCCTGGGAGGGTTCAGGACCCCATCCAAGGTCCACCTGGGCCAGAAAGGCTGAGAAGACTCCACACAGGCATGACTTTCCCCTTTGTGACCCTTGCCTTCAACTCCTCAATAGAATCCTTCAACCTGGCGGATGGGAATGCAAGCAGTTTAGAGGAGGTCAAGGAAGAATATGCCAGTCTGTACTCTGGAAATGATAGGTAAGAGCCAGCTCCAGGAGGGCTGCCCCATACCCACAGCCATGGGTGCCAGATGGTAGCAGCTCACCCTCCACCCTGCAGAACCATCCAGGCTACTGCGCACCCATTTAAAACAGTTTTGTGCTGGagataattcttttctcttttattctagtAACATGCATTgaattttttcctgattataaaaacAATCCATGCTtattatagatatagaaaatacagaaaagcccAAAAATATATATCATCTCACCTCGCAAAGAAAATCaatgttaattttgaaaaatatcatctagatttttttaatatccatctagttttttaaaaaatgttgcacATTAGTTTTTAGAGAAATGAGATCATAGTGTTTACATTGTATTATGGCTTTTCCTATATATCGTTTTTTTAAAACCCTCAACTAATGGCTTTATTAGACATACgtatgaaaataaggaaaatacaaatctcAGCCTACTTTCCAAGCCTCATGGGAACCTAAGAAAAGCCAAATGGGACTTCACAGATGAAAAGGAATCGTAGTACACCCGGGTGTCATGGATACTGAAGGGGGAACATTATTAATAATGTCACATTCAAACTGTGAAACAGAAACTGATTTGAGAAATATCTTTCTCGTACTTTTATGCTCTCAtgctttgtattttctcttaacACTATCTGGGCTTTTTATGTGCACTGTGTGAGTATTTTCTTTGCTCTGCTGTCAAAGGACAGCCTCACCCCTGCACTGCGTCTTCATCATGCATAGCTGCTTCCATGGCAGCCTGGACGTTGCAGGCAATGGCCCGGCCCCTGTCATCTCAGGGGGCCCCAGTTTGAGTGGCATGTTGTATATCCAGGTTGGCCTCTCATGAGACACACAGAAACAAGCCATCTCTACCCCCTCTGAGAaggggactgcaaactacttgcTCTTCAGAGCCCACCAAAAGCCTGCTGAATGAGGGGATGGTGTTTCCTAATGTTTTCAGTAGAGTCTCTTATTGACTTCTAACTTCCTCTCTGtgcttttccatattttccaaaattttttaacAATGAATGTGTGTTCTATCTTAAAGGAAACAATCaggggaaaataataaattataaaaaattcagcaaaacTCAAGTTGTAGACAATgtgaaaaaattcacaaaagtgtCAAGAAGAAAATAACCACCTGTATAGTTATACAGATAGCTTCGATGACCATTCTGGTctcagagaggaggaggcaggtgtggTGCACGAGTGTGTTGAATGCCCCGGGGCAATGCGTTTGTAGCCTTGTTTTCAAAATCAGACTGGGCCCTACCTCACAATCAGCCTGGGAGAGGGTCTCAGTGAAGGAGGAGTCTACATTTGCTTTTCCCAAATGGATAGCTAGTGATCTCAATCCCATTTATTATATAAGCCGTCCTTTCTATACTGCTATAAGATACGAACTTTATTAACATACTAACATCTTATCAATACTTGTATCACTTGCCCATAGAAAAGTGgctaaatttcttttataatcataaCAATTAGGGAGGATTTTTTACTACAACAATTAAAACTGTGGCACCAGTATAGGAATAGATTAactctattttataattattatatattaattcatgAATTAAATATGAATGAACTTTAAGTGCCTTTATTCAAGATCATTTGTATTTCCCTTCCTCGAAACCATTTGTAAatgttttgctcattttcttgtTGGGCTGGTgatctttttcatatttaattgtgCAAGCTCTTTATATATACAGAGAAATTAGCTTTCTATTATAATAAGACTTGCAAAAAATTTTCCTTTggtcatttataattttgtttttgcttttgccatGCAAAACTAAAGCCTAATGTATGGCACCTGAGTTTTCGGGAAATACTTAGACTTTTTCTCTGctctgagaggttttttttttttttttttttttttttgagacagagtgtcactgttgtccaggctagagtgctgtggcatcagcctagctcacagcaacctcaaactcctgagctcaagcaatccttctgcctcagcctcccaaggagctggaactacaggcatgtgccaccatgcccaactaattttttctatatattttaagttgtccagctaatttctttgtatttttagtagagatgaggtctcactcttgctcaggctggtttcaaactcctgaccttcagtgatcctcccgccactgcctcccagagtgctaggattacaggcgtgagccaccacgcccagccgagagtttttgtttttttaaaagaattttccatcgcttctcggccttttggctaagatcaagtgggtgtaaaaaagaattttcctttcctagttggttaagtaggaaaaaaaaaaaaaaaaaaaaaaaaaaaagaattttcctatGATTTTTTCTGGTAAGCTTGCTTTTTTAATTCAACATGATACCTTGAGGATTATTCCTATAGGTATAATCAATTGTTAAACACAATGTTAGCAATAATATATAATccaattatatatgtgtgtaatatatgtgtgtatacataacaTACCCAGGATTACTAACTTTCCAAATTGTGTCATATTCTCTCGTTCTCTTAAAAGTGTCTtttgctgtaatcctagctctctgggaggccgaggcgggcggattgctcgaggtcaggagttcgaaatcagcctgagcaagagcgagaccccgtctctactataaatagaaagaaattaattggccaactaatatatacaaaaaattagccgggcatggtggcgaatgcctgtagtcccagctacttgggaggctgaggcaggaggattgcttgagccaggagtttgaggttgctgtgagctaggctgacgccacggcactcactctagcctgggcaacaaagcgagactctgtctcaaaaaaaaaaaaaaaaaaaaaaaagtgtcttttgaagagcagaattttttaattataatgagtccaatttattctttttttatttctatttatttatttatttatttttgaggcagagtcttgctttgttgcccaggctagagtgagtgccgtggcgtcagcctagctcacagcaacctcaaactcctgggctcaagtgatcctcctgcctcagcctcccaagtagctgggactacaggcatgtgccaccatgcccggccaattgcttctatatatattagttggccaattaatttctttctatttatagtagagacgggtctcgctcttgctcaggctggttttgaacccctgaccctcgagcaatccgtctgcctcggcctcccagagagctaggattacaggcgtgagccaccacgcccggccttattcttttttaaaatagattgagCTTTTGGTGCAAACCTAAGTATTTCATAGTTTTTGGTGCTATTttaatgatactttttaaaatttccattttcaattgttcattgctaatatacagaaatactattgatttttatatattgaccttgtatcttCAACCTTGCTAAATTCCCTTCTTAGTCCTAGTCACGTTTGTagattctttgagattttctacgTAGATAATTACATGGTCTACAAATGAAGACACATTTACTTTTTCCATTCCAATCTgtacatcttttatttcttttgctgactTTATTGGAATGGCTAAAAGCTCTAGTATGattttgaataaaagtggtaaggGTACACATCCTTATCTTATTCCTGATTTTAGGGGGAAACAGTCTTTTacaattaagtatgatgttgTAACAGCTATGAGAGTTTTTGTAGATATCCTTTATCAGGTTAAGAAAGTTTCCATTCTTAATTTGCTGTGAGTTTTTATCATCAATGAGTACTGATTTTGTCAGTtgttttttctgcatgtattgagatcatacagtttttcttctttagtctgttgATACGGTGAATTACgctgattaattttcaaatgttgaaccagcccTTGCATTTCTAGGATAAAGCCTACTTGGTCACAATGTATAAActtttttaagatatatatagTTGGATTTTATAGAATTGCTAAAATTGCATTGAGTTTCTGCGCCCATGTTCATGAGCGGTATCAGacattgtttctgttttctccGCCTCAGCCTGTTCTCAAATGGGTTTCCTCTGAACGGCTCCTCCTCCTGGTGCCCAACTGAGGCTGTGGGGAAGGAtgcccaggaggaggaagaggaggaggaggaagaggaagaccaagaggaggaggaggaggaggagggggtggtggaggtggaggaggaagaggaagaagaagaggaagaggaagaggaagaggaggaagaggagaaaaaagtagaGCTCTTACACTCTCCAGGCACTTTGTCACCAGACCTCATGGAATTTGAACGGTGTGAACAACTGGGTGGGGAACTCCCTTCtgtggggaaggggacagaggtTCCAGCTGGGGTGTGCTGCAGCCTGGAGGCATGACTCAGACCAGGCCCTGAATGGAAGCTCCAGAATTTTCCTACAGGAAGGGCTTGGGGATGAGATTGGTGGAGGTGCTAGAGATACAATCTCAAAGCTACATTTGTACAGCACCTACACTGTTTTTACTTAAACTGGATGTTTATTTGGGGTGCCTGCGGGGTTGATGGTGATTATGAGGGATGAATCTCCCCCTCACCTCCCCCAACACGCCCACACCACCCTCCACAACTCTGGCTGGGCTCACAGAGAGACACACGGGGCAGGGCAGGCTCAGACACCCCCGGCACTGCCTCCTCCACAGACTCGGGCCCCCTCAGCCGCCATGGTGGCTTCCAGAGGTGTTGGCCCCCCAGGAGGAAGCTCACTCCACAGCCGAAGGCACAACTTGCAGCccccaaatttaatttttcattaagtcTAAAGCAGGAGTCATAGCATGCCTGCGCATTCACGGGCTCAGAACTTTAAGGAATTTTCCCATTGGATGAGACATGAGCCGGCCacacctctcctctcctctaaGGGCAGGGAGCTTCACGTCACCAGGCACTGGCAGGACTCGGGGAGGGGCCTCAAAAGCCCCGATCTGTGTCCTCCACGCCTCCCAAGACCGCTCTGCTCTCTAAGGGTCAGGGGCGTGCAGATCAGCAAGGCTGAGCCCCTGGTGGCCGTGGCCTAGGCTGGGAATGAGGGACGGCTTCAGCCACGAGCCTCAGGCCTGAGAGTTGGCGCCGCTTCTGTTCCAGGTATCTCAACTTTTACAAGCAGACGATGGACCTTCTGACCGGCAACGGTATCGTCTCCTCGCAGGAGGTGACGCTGCCCATCGTGTCCGCGGCCATCTCCCACCTGTGGCAGAACCTGTCGGAGGAGAGGAAGGCCAGCCTGCTGCAGGCCTGGGCGCAGATGCAGGCGGGCGCCGCGCAGGAGCCGGCCCGCCCCGAGGGCAGCGTGAAGGACAGCGGCGTGGACAGCCAGGGCGCCAGCTGCTCGCTGGTCTCCACGCCCGAGGAGGTGAGCAGTGCCCCGCCGGCCGGGGCCAGGGCTGTGCGGTTAGCGTCTGGGTGCCGGCTCACGCAGGTTTCTGACTTTCTCAACATCATCTCGGTGACCGCGGGACGGCACTTCTTTTTCTCCTGTTGGTTTCCTGGCCTTTTCGTGGGTATCAGGGAAGGGAAGGCCTACGAGGCTGTCCCTGTCGCATTCTTTTGGAAGCCAGTGACTCGGGTATTAACCATGAAGCAATGTAGCGCTCAACAGCAGGGAggtccagggcagggctggggtcctcccttccctctgcccatccttcccacctgcccactccCTACTCCCCGCCCCTGTGGCTGTGGAAGGGCAGCTGGAGCAATAGAGCCACCCCTCTTCCACCTTGACATAGCATAAAACACGATCTCCTATGAAACCTCTTTCTTAAGGGCCAAGGAAGAACTTTTCCAGAAACTTCCaccacccctccttccctctcattggccagaactggcCAGATTGCCAGCTTACTGAACCAATGACCGGCAGTTGAGAGAGGCTCACCTTTGGACCAATCAGGTCCAGTCCCTGCAAGGCGGTCAGTTTTCTTCCCCCAAGGGTACCACGACCTCTCGGTGAAGAGAAGGCGAGGACGACAGGGTCTGTATAGTACATTGCTCCGCATTTGAGCGCACTGGTTAGGACGGCCGTGGTCTGCAAGGCAGAACATCGGGTGGCATTAGCAGTCGCCCTGCAGTGAGATAAAAGTGGGCCCACCGCTGCTCTTGCGGAATTAGGGGAGCCGCTGAagattgctgctgctgctacgcAGGCCAAGGCTGCCCTCGCTCCTCTAGCGCCAGGGCAGGCCATTCTTTGCTATCGTCACCCCTTGTGCTTTGCGGGACATGTAGCAGCCTAGTAAATGACACCTCCTTGCCCTGGCTTCGCAAAGGCCCCTCGGTGGGTGGTCGCTTTGAGGAGATGGCCATGCTAGTCTCCCGGTGTCTCTCTGTGCAGTCTCAGAGCCAGAGAGCTTCTGACTGCCTCTGCCCCTGGGGAGAGGTACACCCTGAAATGCCCCCATCCTTCTGGAAAGTTCCACAACTATCAGGCCCAAGCTTGGAGAACAACAGAGATGTCACCCAGTCCTGTCCTTCCAGTTTATAGGCCTAGCAAGCAGTGTGACTTGCGCAGGACACCCAGTTTCTGCTTCAGGGATTGTATCTCTTTCATCCCATATTCTTCTAAAATCACTCTGCCCTTTAGTTACCTGTTGATGGTCACCTCTCTATTATCTCCCCTGATGCTTCTCAACTGAATCACCTGTGGATGGAGTTCAGTGAAAAGGCACGTGCCTGGCTCCTACCCTAGACCCGGGGAATCAGAGTCCCTGAGGGTGGGGTCTCAGGATCTGCGTTTTTAAAAAGCACCCCAGGTGGCCGATGCACGTGGGTGTAATTGGCGGGAACTCTCAGTGCAGACGTGGTCAATCAGCTACTGCCTTAGCCCCTCCCCTATGCAGTCATCAGTCCACCAGACTGTGGTTTCTGATCTGTTTCTCCTCTAATGTTGGGTCCACCATAATGGCTCAGGCACAGCCAGACAACTGGTAGCCAAAGCCCTCATAGAGAAGGCATGTGTGAAAGGGTGGCCAGGCCAGGTGTCTTTATAGCCCCAGAGTGCCTAGCCTTGGAGTCTCACacaaagaagacaaaaggaaaatacagtcATGCGCTGCATAGCAATGTTTTAGTCAGTGATTTATCACA carries:
- the STRA8 gene encoding stimulated by retinoic acid gene 8 protein homolog, producing the protein MATLEEGSDPGGKPMPGPPEQLQELEPRVARRRLSQARHRATLAGLFSNLRQTVYSHSDLTASKWQILNKTKNHIQELEQTLDNLLKLKESFNLADGNASSLEEVKEEYASLYSGNDSLFSNGFPLNGSSSWCPTEAVGKDAQEEEEEEEEEEDQEEEEEEEGVVEVEEEEEEEEEEEEEEEEEEKKVELLHSPGTLSPDLMEFERYLNFYKQTMDLLTGNGIVSSQEVTLPIVSAAISHLWQNLSEERKASLLQAWAQMQAGAAQEPARPEGSVKDSGVDSQGASCSLVSTPEEILFEDAFDVASFLDKSEAPSTSSSSSMFASCNAENPEENFQLYMQIIEFFKGLCCVNAQLKQEAALPIDDEMLMLRCMETFDDEDL